The Misgurnus anguillicaudatus chromosome 15, ASM2758022v2, whole genome shotgun sequence genome has a window encoding:
- the LOC129419238 gene encoding uncharacterized protein, with product MIFCNISHQDCTVNLLQRPTPDPQTFPRFLDTSRPLLTQGGKGSGYIEQASRRESFDPLHLYVSHPNAAGLEAPKKLCDNLLETLTDVTSFVAVYSTSNSYSSQSWYRYPAYPVSAGFWNNFGQSQLCNSPVQYPVWSHEQTAFREQDEVSAGDLVKVVTDRSSERILMPPLAVLLTSGRKRRREETLNKCLRETADEEKMKTIRGMQSFFRTHTVWRKKCSLNASLQQKTLIL from the exons ATGATTTTCTGTAATATTTCCCACCAGGAT TGTACCGTCAACCTCTTGCAGCGGCCGACACCCGACCCCCAAACATTCCCACGATTCCTGGACACAAGCCGCCCCCTCCTCACTCAGGG AGGTAAAGGTTCTGGATACATCGAGCAGGCGTCTCGCCGCGAGTCTTTCGATCCGCTGCATCTGTACGTTAG CCACCCGAATGCAGCAGGACTGGAGGCGCCGAAGAAACTGTGTGATAATCTCCTGGAGACG ttgACTGATGTCACATCATTTGTTGCAGTCTACTCCACCAGTAACAGCTACAGCAGCCAATCCTGGTACAGGTACCCAGCGTATCCCGTGTCTGCTGGCTTCTGGAATAACTTTGGCCAATCCCAGCTGTGCAACAGTCCAGTGCAGTATCCCGTGTGGTCGCATGAACAAACAGCTTTCAGGGAGCAG GATGAGGTGTCTGCAGGTGATTTGGTGAAGGTCGTGACAGACAGAAGCTCTGAGAG GATATTGATGCCACCTCTCGCAGTTCTGCTAACCTCAGGTAGAAAGAGACGAAGAGAAGAAACTTTGAATAAATGTTTGAGAGAGACAG CTGATGAAGAGAAGATGAAGACCATCAGAGGAATGCAGTCGTTCTTCAGAACTCATACCGTATGGAGGAAGAAGTGCAGTCTGAATGCATCATTGCAACAAAAGACTttaattttgtaa
- the whamm gene encoding WASP homolog-associated protein with actin, membranes and microtubules yields MSDADSERPDSLDGWVAVKIDAFDDSELHKLRFIVEWNEIVSKFAVTCHNRTLQRRGDASGSCAGLFSVEHLGHVHAHLSAVRDELEPLFPDLTRFRERNAWEFLFFSAPRSDADAPCRLLERYFSTAVDVCGRGIVLDALFNVNEKDEDEYYENLHEFKRNAMRDAITRAVDALRAIVESHSSTDGLVRLMNIYEEEDEAYEELVSVSTHYHQNLLQPFRDMRELATLYKTQIQKCLEYEELGPKRVCELEAEMNEWSRRGQTAVHSIQDITADYFKNTSNALKGMVKQMEEDQKRFGHASWAMAVPRQERLRLLLAKETLQHMRAKEMCIKRKGHNIRDKMSSVTESADAVGELELQFYETQLELHDCRFEILRNEELLLLTQIQSAQRHMRELQEQVVYYDTCQDPEELQDVQVDVSPAHTHLHQRLKQLESKRGTISSRRAYLRNQRDACVQAHKQQLHSVLQKSQQHRQHHTAQLKREKRRVEDQQMKEWVEKEREKTLNRLRSFRTRHQGQYMLKTARWRPESRDSNNDDSSQPLSIVSLGPQNSIPCRKGRRLKSGDIPVEILLPGEPAVEKPDWTSPPQAPPPPPPLPPPPPAPPLPAAPLPLRSTLPIADCKPPKRNTMEQNAGVMDELLASLQRGQKQLRKVTTQPERVDVRDSLMSAIRQGVALKKAPPSAAPAPAADSELERSIKAAMLRMKKVTNESDDEESADPPSGEWDS; encoded by the exons ATGAGCGACGCGGACAGCGAGCGACCGGACAGTTTGGACGGATGGGTAGCGGTCAAAATCGACGCGTTTGACGACAGCGAGCTTCACAAACTGAGGTTTATCGTAGAATGGAACGAAATCGTATCAAAGTTCGCGGTGACGTGTCATAACCGGACGCTACAGCGCCGAGGAGACGCGAGCGGGAGCTGCGCGGGTTTGTTTTCCGTCGAGCACCTCGGGCACGTGCACGCGCATCTGAGCGCTGTCCGGGACGAGCTCGAGCCGCTCTTTCCAGACCTGACGCGCTTCCGCGAGCGCAACGCATGGGAGTTTCTGTTCTTCAGCGCCCCGCGGAGCGATGCCGACGCGCCGTGTAGGCTGCTGGAGCGATACTTTAGCACCGCCGTGGACGTGTGCGGCCGCGGGATCGTGCTTGACGCGCTCTTCAACGTCAACGAAAAAGATGAAGATGAATACTATGAAAATCTGCACGAGTTTAAACGCAACGCGATGCGGGACGCGATAACCCGCGCCGTAGACGCTTTGCGCGCG ATTGTAGAAAGTCATTCCAGCACTGACGGCCTCGTGCGGCTGATGAACATCTATGAGGAGGAAGATGAGGCGTATGAAGAATTGGTCAGCGTTTCGACCCACTACCACCAGAACCTTCTGCAACCTTTCAGAGACATGAGAGAGCTCGCCACACTTTACAAGACCCAGATTCAG aaGTGCCTGGAGTATGAAGAGTTAGGACCAAAGCGTGTGTGTGAACTGGAGGCTGAGATGAATGAATGGAGCCGGCGAGGACAAACGGCCGTTCATTCAATACAAGACATCACTGCTGACTACTTCAAAAACACATCGAATGCTCTGAAAG GTATGGTGAAACAGATGGAAGAGGATCAGAAAAGATTTGGTCATGCATCTTGGGCGATGGCTGTGCCCCGACAAGAGAGACTCAGATTGTTGTTGGCTAAAGAGACGCTGCAGCACATGAGGGCCAAAGAGATGTGCATCAAACGCAAAGGACACAACATACGTgacaaa ATGAGCAGTGTGACAGAGAGCGCTGATGCTGTCGGTGAGCTGGAGCTGCAGTTTTATGAAACACAGCTGGAACTTCATGACTGCAGGTTTGAGATTCTGAGAAACGAGGAGCTCCTGCTGCTGACACAGATTCAGAGCGCACAACGACACATGagag AGCTGCAGGAGCAGGTGGTGTACTATGACACGTGTCAGGATCCCGAGGAGCTGCAGGATGTTCAGGTGGATGTAAGCCCCGCCCACACACACCTGCACCAGAGACTCAAACAACTGGAAAGTAAAAGAGGAACGATTTCATCACGCAGGGCTTACCTGAGAAACCAGCGG GACGCGTGTGTTCAGGCTCACAAGCAGCAGCTGCACTCGGTACTGCAGAAATCCCAGCAGCACCGCCAACACCACACCGCACAGCTG AAACGAGAGAAGAGAAGAGTCGAGGATCAGCAGATGAAGGAGTGGgtggagaaggagagagagaagacTCTTAATAGACTCCGCAGCTTCAGAACG AGACATCAGGGCCAGTATATGCTAAAGACGGCTCGTTGGAGGCCGGAGTCGCGTGACTCAAACAATGATGACTCATCGCAACCTCTGTCGATCGTAAGTTTGGGACCGCAAAACTCCATCCCATGCAGGAAGGGACGGCGTCTGAAGTCAGGTGACATCCCGGTGGAGATACTGCTTCCTGGTGAACCTGCAGTAGAAAAACCAGACTGGACATCTCCACCCCAGGCTCCTCCTCCACCTCCTCCCCTTCCTCCACCTCCTCCTGCCCCTCCCCTTCCTGCAGCACCCCTCCCCTTGCGTTCAACTTTGCCAATCGCCGATTGCAAGCCGCCAAAAAGAAACACTATGGAGCAAAACGCTGGTG TGATGGATGAGCTTTTAGCGTCGCTGCAACGCGGTCAGAAGCAACTGCGTAAGGTCACGACCCAACCGGAGCGCGTGGACGTCAGAGACAGCCTCATGTCAGCCATCCGCCAGGGCGTGGCACTGAAGAAAGCCCCGCCCTCTGCCGCCCCCGCCCCCGCAGCTGACTCTGAGCTGGAGCGGAGCATCAAAGCTGCAATGCTGAGGATGAAGAAGGTCACTAATGAGTCTGATGATGAAGAAAGTGCCGATCCACCGTCCGGGGAGTGGGACAGTTAA